The following are encoded together in the Peromyscus maniculatus bairdii isolate BWxNUB_F1_BW_parent chromosome 22, HU_Pman_BW_mat_3.1, whole genome shotgun sequence genome:
- the Ppm1b gene encoding protein phosphatase 1B isoform X2 — MFSPLKVHSLHEALQIIEGGKPGSDLLLNMGAFLDKPKTEKHNAHGAGNGLRYGLSSMQGWRVEMEDAHTAVVGIPHGLENWSFFAVYDGHAGSRVANYCSAHLLEHITTNEDFRAAGISDSAPEPSVENVKTGIRTGFLKIDEYMRNFSDLRNGMDRSGSTAVGVLISPTHIYFINCGDSRAVLCRNGEVCFSTKDHKPCNPMEKERIQNAGGSVMIQRVNGSLAVSRALGDYDYKCVDGKGPTEQLVSPEPEVFEILRAEEDEFVVLACDGIWDVMSNEELCEYVHSRLKVSDDLENVCNWVVDTCLHKGSRDNMSIVLVCFSNAPKVSDEAVRKDSELDKHLESRVEEIMEKSGEEGMPDLAHVMRILSAENIPNLPPGGGLAGKRNVIEAVYNRLNPHRDSDGFYQPSIAYTDNVFIL, encoded by the exons atttATTACTCAACATGGGTGCATTTTTGGATAAACCCAAAACTGAAAAACATAATGctcatggtgctgggaatggtTTGCGTTATGGCCTGAGCAGTATGCAAGGATGGAGAGTGGAAATGGAAGACGCACACACAGCTGTTGTGGGTATTCCTCACGGCTTGGAAAACTGGTCATTTTTTGCAGTTTATGATGGTCATGCTGGATCCCGAGTGGCAAATTACTGCTCAGCACATTTATTGGAACACATCACTACTAATGAAGACTTCAGGGCAGCTGGCATATCAGACTCTGCTCCTGAGCCTTCAGTGGAAAATGTTAAGACTGGTATCAGAACTGGCTTTTTGAAAATTGATGAATATATGCGTAACTTTTCTGACCTCagaaatgggatggacaggaGCGGTTCAACAGCAGTGGGCGTTTTGATTTCACCTACACACATCTACTTTATCAACTGTGGTGACTCACGAGCTGTTCTGTGTAGGAATGGAGAAGTCTGCTTTTCTACCAAGGATCACAAACCTTGTAATCCAATGGAAAAGGAGCGAATCCAAAATGCGGGAGGCAGTGTGATGATCCAGCGTGTGAATGGTTCATTAGCAGTGTCTCGTGCTCTGGGGGACTATGATTACAAGTGTGTTGACGGCAAGGGCCCGACAGAACAGCTAGTTTCTCCAGAGCCTGAGGTCTTTGAGATTTTAAGAGCAGAAGAGGATGAGTTTGTCGTCTTGGCTTGTGATGGGATCTGGGATGTGATGAGTAATGAGGAGCTCTGTGAATATGTTCATTCTAGGCTTAAGGTCTCTGATGACCTGGAAAATGTGTGCAATTGGGTAGTGGACACTTGTTTACATAAG GGAAGTCGAGATAACATGAGTATTGTATTAGTTTGCTTTTCAAATGCCCCCAAGGTCTCAGATGAAGCAGTGAGGAAAGATTCAGAGTTGGATAAGCACTTGGAATCACGGGTTGAAG AAATTATGGAGAAGTCTGGGGAGGAAGGAATGCCTGATCTTGCCCATGTCATGCGCATTTTGTCTGCAGAAAATATCCCAAATTTACCTCCTGGGGGAGGGCTCGCTGGCAA GCGCAATGTTATTGAAGCTGTTTATAATAGACTGAATCCACACAGAGACAGTGATGGG
- the Ppm1b gene encoding protein phosphatase 1B isoform X3, whose protein sequence is MFSPLKVHSLHEALQIIEGGKPGSDLLLNMGAFLDKPKTEKHNAHGAGNGLRYGLSSMQGWRVEMEDAHTAVVGIPHGLENWSFFAVYDGHAGSRVANYCSAHLLEHITTNEDFRAAGISDSAPEPSVENVKTGIRTGFLKIDEYMRNFSDLRNGMDRSGSTAVGVLISPTHIYFINCGDSRAVLCRNGEVCFSTKDHKPCNPMEKERIQNAGGSVMIQRVNGSLAVSRALGDYDYKCVDGKGPTEQLVSPEPEVFEILRAEEDEFVVLACDGIWDVMSNEELCEYVHSRLKVSDDLENVCNWVVDTCLHKGSRDNMSIVLVCFSNAPKVSDEAVRKDSELDKHLESRVEEIMEKSGEEGMPDLAHVMRILSAENIPNLPPGGGLAGKRNVIEAVYNRLNPHRDSDGMAVLGTSFCKTS, encoded by the exons atttATTACTCAACATGGGTGCATTTTTGGATAAACCCAAAACTGAAAAACATAATGctcatggtgctgggaatggtTTGCGTTATGGCCTGAGCAGTATGCAAGGATGGAGAGTGGAAATGGAAGACGCACACACAGCTGTTGTGGGTATTCCTCACGGCTTGGAAAACTGGTCATTTTTTGCAGTTTATGATGGTCATGCTGGATCCCGAGTGGCAAATTACTGCTCAGCACATTTATTGGAACACATCACTACTAATGAAGACTTCAGGGCAGCTGGCATATCAGACTCTGCTCCTGAGCCTTCAGTGGAAAATGTTAAGACTGGTATCAGAACTGGCTTTTTGAAAATTGATGAATATATGCGTAACTTTTCTGACCTCagaaatgggatggacaggaGCGGTTCAACAGCAGTGGGCGTTTTGATTTCACCTACACACATCTACTTTATCAACTGTGGTGACTCACGAGCTGTTCTGTGTAGGAATGGAGAAGTCTGCTTTTCTACCAAGGATCACAAACCTTGTAATCCAATGGAAAAGGAGCGAATCCAAAATGCGGGAGGCAGTGTGATGATCCAGCGTGTGAATGGTTCATTAGCAGTGTCTCGTGCTCTGGGGGACTATGATTACAAGTGTGTTGACGGCAAGGGCCCGACAGAACAGCTAGTTTCTCCAGAGCCTGAGGTCTTTGAGATTTTAAGAGCAGAAGAGGATGAGTTTGTCGTCTTGGCTTGTGATGGGATCTGGGATGTGATGAGTAATGAGGAGCTCTGTGAATATGTTCATTCTAGGCTTAAGGTCTCTGATGACCTGGAAAATGTGTGCAATTGGGTAGTGGACACTTGTTTACATAAG GGAAGTCGAGATAACATGAGTATTGTATTAGTTTGCTTTTCAAATGCCCCCAAGGTCTCAGATGAAGCAGTGAGGAAAGATTCAGAGTTGGATAAGCACTTGGAATCACGGGTTGAAG AAATTATGGAGAAGTCTGGGGAGGAAGGAATGCCTGATCTTGCCCATGTCATGCGCATTTTGTCTGCAGAAAATATCCCAAATTTACCTCCTGGGGGAGGGCTCGCTGGCAA GCGCAATGTTATTGAAGCTGTTTATAATAGACTGAATCCACACAGAGACAGTGATGGG
- the Ppm1b gene encoding protein phosphatase 1B isoform X6 — protein MGAFLDKPKTEKHNAHGAGNGLRYGLSSMQGWRVEMEDAHTAVVGIPHGLENWSFFAVYDGHAGSRVANYCSAHLLEHITTNEDFRAAGISDSAPEPSVENVKTGIRTGFLKIDEYMRNFSDLRNGMDRSGSTAVGVLISPTHIYFINCGDSRAVLCRNGEVCFSTKDHKPCNPMEKERIQNAGGSVMIQRVNGSLAVSRALGDYDYKCVDGKGPTEQLVSPEPEVFEILRAEEDEFVVLACDGIWDVMSNEELCEYVHSRLKVSDDLENVCNWVVDTCLHKGSRDNMSIVLVCFSNAPKVSDEAVRKDSELDKHLESRVEEIMEKSGEEGMPDLAHVMRILSAENIPNLPPGGGLAGKRNVIEAVYNRLNPHRDSDGGAGDLEDS, from the exons ATGGGTGCATTTTTGGATAAACCCAAAACTGAAAAACATAATGctcatggtgctgggaatggtTTGCGTTATGGCCTGAGCAGTATGCAAGGATGGAGAGTGGAAATGGAAGACGCACACACAGCTGTTGTGGGTATTCCTCACGGCTTGGAAAACTGGTCATTTTTTGCAGTTTATGATGGTCATGCTGGATCCCGAGTGGCAAATTACTGCTCAGCACATTTATTGGAACACATCACTACTAATGAAGACTTCAGGGCAGCTGGCATATCAGACTCTGCTCCTGAGCCTTCAGTGGAAAATGTTAAGACTGGTATCAGAACTGGCTTTTTGAAAATTGATGAATATATGCGTAACTTTTCTGACCTCagaaatgggatggacaggaGCGGTTCAACAGCAGTGGGCGTTTTGATTTCACCTACACACATCTACTTTATCAACTGTGGTGACTCACGAGCTGTTCTGTGTAGGAATGGAGAAGTCTGCTTTTCTACCAAGGATCACAAACCTTGTAATCCAATGGAAAAGGAGCGAATCCAAAATGCGGGAGGCAGTGTGATGATCCAGCGTGTGAATGGTTCATTAGCAGTGTCTCGTGCTCTGGGGGACTATGATTACAAGTGTGTTGACGGCAAGGGCCCGACAGAACAGCTAGTTTCTCCAGAGCCTGAGGTCTTTGAGATTTTAAGAGCAGAAGAGGATGAGTTTGTCGTCTTGGCTTGTGATGGGATCTGGGATGTGATGAGTAATGAGGAGCTCTGTGAATATGTTCATTCTAGGCTTAAGGTCTCTGATGACCTGGAAAATGTGTGCAATTGGGTAGTGGACACTTGTTTACATAAG GGAAGTCGAGATAACATGAGTATTGTATTAGTTTGCTTTTCAAATGCCCCCAAGGTCTCAGATGAAGCAGTGAGGAAAGATTCAGAGTTGGATAAGCACTTGGAATCACGGGTTGAAG AAATTATGGAGAAGTCTGGGGAGGAAGGAATGCCTGATCTTGCCCATGTCATGCGCATTTTGTCTGCAGAAAATATCCCAAATTTACCTCCTGGGGGAGGGCTCGCTGGCAA GCGCAATGTTATTGAAGCTGTTTATAATAGACTGAATCCACACAGAGACAGTGATGGG GGCGCTGGAGATCTAGAAGACTCATGA
- the Ppm1b gene encoding protein phosphatase 1B isoform X5, with protein sequence MGAFLDKPKTEKHNAHGAGNGLRYGLSSMQGWRVEMEDAHTAVVGIPHGLENWSFFAVYDGHAGSRVANYCSAHLLEHITTNEDFRAAGISDSAPEPSVENVKTGIRTGFLKIDEYMRNFSDLRNGMDRSGSTAVGVLISPTHIYFINCGDSRAVLCRNGEVCFSTKDHKPCNPMEKERIQNAGGSVMIQRVNGSLAVSRALGDYDYKCVDGKGPTEQLVSPEPEVFEILRAEEDEFVVLACDGIWDVMSNEELCEYVHSRLKVSDDLENVCNWVVDTCLHKGSRDNMSIVLVCFSNAPKVSDEAVRKDSELDKHLESRVEEIMEKSGEEGMPDLAHVMRILSAENIPNLPPGGGLAGKRNVIEAVYNRLNPHRDSDGMAVLGTSFCKTS encoded by the exons ATGGGTGCATTTTTGGATAAACCCAAAACTGAAAAACATAATGctcatggtgctgggaatggtTTGCGTTATGGCCTGAGCAGTATGCAAGGATGGAGAGTGGAAATGGAAGACGCACACACAGCTGTTGTGGGTATTCCTCACGGCTTGGAAAACTGGTCATTTTTTGCAGTTTATGATGGTCATGCTGGATCCCGAGTGGCAAATTACTGCTCAGCACATTTATTGGAACACATCACTACTAATGAAGACTTCAGGGCAGCTGGCATATCAGACTCTGCTCCTGAGCCTTCAGTGGAAAATGTTAAGACTGGTATCAGAACTGGCTTTTTGAAAATTGATGAATATATGCGTAACTTTTCTGACCTCagaaatgggatggacaggaGCGGTTCAACAGCAGTGGGCGTTTTGATTTCACCTACACACATCTACTTTATCAACTGTGGTGACTCACGAGCTGTTCTGTGTAGGAATGGAGAAGTCTGCTTTTCTACCAAGGATCACAAACCTTGTAATCCAATGGAAAAGGAGCGAATCCAAAATGCGGGAGGCAGTGTGATGATCCAGCGTGTGAATGGTTCATTAGCAGTGTCTCGTGCTCTGGGGGACTATGATTACAAGTGTGTTGACGGCAAGGGCCCGACAGAACAGCTAGTTTCTCCAGAGCCTGAGGTCTTTGAGATTTTAAGAGCAGAAGAGGATGAGTTTGTCGTCTTGGCTTGTGATGGGATCTGGGATGTGATGAGTAATGAGGAGCTCTGTGAATATGTTCATTCTAGGCTTAAGGTCTCTGATGACCTGGAAAATGTGTGCAATTGGGTAGTGGACACTTGTTTACATAAG GGAAGTCGAGATAACATGAGTATTGTATTAGTTTGCTTTTCAAATGCCCCCAAGGTCTCAGATGAAGCAGTGAGGAAAGATTCAGAGTTGGATAAGCACTTGGAATCACGGGTTGAAG AAATTATGGAGAAGTCTGGGGAGGAAGGAATGCCTGATCTTGCCCATGTCATGCGCATTTTGTCTGCAGAAAATATCCCAAATTTACCTCCTGGGGGAGGGCTCGCTGGCAA GCGCAATGTTATTGAAGCTGTTTATAATAGACTGAATCCACACAGAGACAGTGATGGG
- the Ppm1b gene encoding protein phosphatase 1B isoform X1, with protein sequence MGAFLDKPKTEKHNAHGAGNGLRYGLSSMQGWRVEMEDAHTAVVGIPHGLENWSFFAVYDGHAGSRVANYCSAHLLEHITTNEDFRAAGISDSAPEPSVENVKTGIRTGFLKIDEYMRNFSDLRNGMDRSGSTAVGVLISPTHIYFINCGDSRAVLCRNGEVCFSTKDHKPCNPMEKERIQNAGGSVMIQRVNGSLAVSRALGDYDYKCVDGKGPTEQLVSPEPEVFEILRAEEDEFVVLACDGIWDVMSNEELCEYVHSRLKVSDDLENVCNWVVDTCLHKGSRDNMSIVLVCFSNAPKVSDEAVRKDSELDKHLESRVEEIMEKSGEEGMPDLAHVMRILSAENIPNLPPGGGLAGKRNVIEAVYNRLNPHRDSDGASDEAEESGSQGKLVEALRQMRINHRGNYRQLLEEMLTSYRLAKVEGEESPADPAAAATSSNSDAGHPVPMQERPTESESGLAELDSHNEDAGTKMSGEKI encoded by the exons ATGGGTGCATTTTTGGATAAACCCAAAACTGAAAAACATAATGctcatggtgctgggaatggtTTGCGTTATGGCCTGAGCAGTATGCAAGGATGGAGAGTGGAAATGGAAGACGCACACACAGCTGTTGTGGGTATTCCTCACGGCTTGGAAAACTGGTCATTTTTTGCAGTTTATGATGGTCATGCTGGATCCCGAGTGGCAAATTACTGCTCAGCACATTTATTGGAACACATCACTACTAATGAAGACTTCAGGGCAGCTGGCATATCAGACTCTGCTCCTGAGCCTTCAGTGGAAAATGTTAAGACTGGTATCAGAACTGGCTTTTTGAAAATTGATGAATATATGCGTAACTTTTCTGACCTCagaaatgggatggacaggaGCGGTTCAACAGCAGTGGGCGTTTTGATTTCACCTACACACATCTACTTTATCAACTGTGGTGACTCACGAGCTGTTCTGTGTAGGAATGGAGAAGTCTGCTTTTCTACCAAGGATCACAAACCTTGTAATCCAATGGAAAAGGAGCGAATCCAAAATGCGGGAGGCAGTGTGATGATCCAGCGTGTGAATGGTTCATTAGCAGTGTCTCGTGCTCTGGGGGACTATGATTACAAGTGTGTTGACGGCAAGGGCCCGACAGAACAGCTAGTTTCTCCAGAGCCTGAGGTCTTTGAGATTTTAAGAGCAGAAGAGGATGAGTTTGTCGTCTTGGCTTGTGATGGGATCTGGGATGTGATGAGTAATGAGGAGCTCTGTGAATATGTTCATTCTAGGCTTAAGGTCTCTGATGACCTGGAAAATGTGTGCAATTGGGTAGTGGACACTTGTTTACATAAG GGAAGTCGAGATAACATGAGTATTGTATTAGTTTGCTTTTCAAATGCCCCCAAGGTCTCAGATGAAGCAGTGAGGAAAGATTCAGAGTTGGATAAGCACTTGGAATCACGGGTTGAAG AAATTATGGAGAAGTCTGGGGAGGAAGGAATGCCTGATCTTGCCCATGTCATGCGCATTTTGTCTGCAGAAAATATCCCAAATTTACCTCCTGGGGGAGGGCTCGCTGGCAA GCGCAATGTTATTGAAGCTGTTTATAATAGACTGAATCCACACAGAGACAGTGATGGG GCCTCCGATGaagcagaggaaagtggatcACAGGGGAAATTGGTGGAAGCTCTCAGGCAAATGAGAATTAATCATAGGGGAAACTACCGACAACTTCTGGAGGAGATGCTGACTAGTTACAGGCTAGCTAaagtagagggagaagaaagccCGGCTGACCCAGCTGCTGCAGCTACTTCTTCGAACAGTGATGCTGGCCACCCAGTGCCAATGCAGGAGAGACCCACTGAATCAGAAAGTGGTCTTGCTGAATTAGACAGCCATAATGAAGATGCAGGGACAAAGATGAGTGGTGAAAAAATATGA
- the Ppm1b gene encoding protein phosphatase 1B isoform X4 yields MGAFLDKPKTEKHNAHGAGNGLRYGLSSMQGWRVEMEDAHTAVVGIPHGLENWSFFAVYDGHAGSRVANYCSAHLLEHITTNEDFRAAGISDSAPEPSVENVKTGIRTGFLKIDEYMRNFSDLRNGMDRSGSTAVGVLISPTHIYFINCGDSRAVLCRNGEVCFSTKDHKPCNPMEKERIQNAGGSVMIQRVNGSLAVSRALGDYDYKCVDGKGPTEQLVSPEPEVFEILRAEEDEFVVLACDGIWDVMSNEELCEYVHSRLKVSDDLENVCNWVVDTCLHKGSRDNMSIVLVCFSNAPKVSDEAVRKDSELDKHLESRVEEIMEKSGEEGMPDLAHVMRILSAENIPNLPPGGGLAGKRNVIEAVYNRLNPHRDSDGFYQPSIAYTDNVFIL; encoded by the exons ATGGGTGCATTTTTGGATAAACCCAAAACTGAAAAACATAATGctcatggtgctgggaatggtTTGCGTTATGGCCTGAGCAGTATGCAAGGATGGAGAGTGGAAATGGAAGACGCACACACAGCTGTTGTGGGTATTCCTCACGGCTTGGAAAACTGGTCATTTTTTGCAGTTTATGATGGTCATGCTGGATCCCGAGTGGCAAATTACTGCTCAGCACATTTATTGGAACACATCACTACTAATGAAGACTTCAGGGCAGCTGGCATATCAGACTCTGCTCCTGAGCCTTCAGTGGAAAATGTTAAGACTGGTATCAGAACTGGCTTTTTGAAAATTGATGAATATATGCGTAACTTTTCTGACCTCagaaatgggatggacaggaGCGGTTCAACAGCAGTGGGCGTTTTGATTTCACCTACACACATCTACTTTATCAACTGTGGTGACTCACGAGCTGTTCTGTGTAGGAATGGAGAAGTCTGCTTTTCTACCAAGGATCACAAACCTTGTAATCCAATGGAAAAGGAGCGAATCCAAAATGCGGGAGGCAGTGTGATGATCCAGCGTGTGAATGGTTCATTAGCAGTGTCTCGTGCTCTGGGGGACTATGATTACAAGTGTGTTGACGGCAAGGGCCCGACAGAACAGCTAGTTTCTCCAGAGCCTGAGGTCTTTGAGATTTTAAGAGCAGAAGAGGATGAGTTTGTCGTCTTGGCTTGTGATGGGATCTGGGATGTGATGAGTAATGAGGAGCTCTGTGAATATGTTCATTCTAGGCTTAAGGTCTCTGATGACCTGGAAAATGTGTGCAATTGGGTAGTGGACACTTGTTTACATAAG GGAAGTCGAGATAACATGAGTATTGTATTAGTTTGCTTTTCAAATGCCCCCAAGGTCTCAGATGAAGCAGTGAGGAAAGATTCAGAGTTGGATAAGCACTTGGAATCACGGGTTGAAG AAATTATGGAGAAGTCTGGGGAGGAAGGAATGCCTGATCTTGCCCATGTCATGCGCATTTTGTCTGCAGAAAATATCCCAAATTTACCTCCTGGGGGAGGGCTCGCTGGCAA GCGCAATGTTATTGAAGCTGTTTATAATAGACTGAATCCACACAGAGACAGTGATGGG